Proteins from a single region of Fundidesulfovibrio magnetotacticus:
- a CDS encoding response regulator, producing the protein MAEPVVLVIDDEPQLRSNLRDCFEDYGFTVLTAICAEDALEMLLREKVDACTVDIRLPGMTGNEFIAKASRMRPQLKFVIYTGSWNYEIPGDLANAGVTPEEIFNKPCEDPEIIARTIERLIARGAAAPRH; encoded by the coding sequence ATGGCCGAACCCGTCGTGCTCGTCATCGACGACGAACCCCAGCTGCGCAGCAACCTGCGAGACTGCTTCGAGGATTACGGCTTCACCGTGCTCACGGCCATCTGCGCCGAAGACGCCCTGGAGATGCTCCTGCGCGAAAAGGTGGACGCCTGCACCGTGGACATCCGCCTGCCCGGCATGACCGGCAACGAATTCATCGCCAAGGCCAGCCGCATGCGCCCCCAGCTCAAGTTCGTGATCTATACCGGCTCATGGAACTACGAAATCCCCGGGGACCTGGCCAACGCCGGGGTCACGCCGGAGGAAATCTTCAACAAGCCCTGCGAGGACCCCGAAATCATCGCCAGGACCATCGAACGCCTGATCGCCCGGGGGGCCGCCGCTCCCCGGCACTGA
- a CDS encoding ATP-binding protein, giving the protein MKAVAQALAWLLVVLCCLPAQVARSEHAAAFSGKVLLLHSYHAGFPWTDEIQAGVLAEFRRQDPNFEPYVEFLDWKRFPSKENLDTLAQALALKHAGRRFDVIITSDNAALLFALNHRADLFGDAPIVFCGLNGFTDALIAGHGQVTGVTEEMDAEGSLKAALTVFPDLKRVYCLLEDTESGLAERREIVTAARAFQGRFEVVFLDNASLEETFRFCGPEQSGEAILLLGSFGRDRAGRIYPDFAVDILSAACSVPVFVMWDFLMGKGAFGGSVLSGKLQGREAGRLALRVLSGERDIPVTRTPPTLTMFDHDQLRRFGVPTSVLPRDSLLVNEPVSLLDRHRQAIPVVVASMAIMAGAIVALSFSVLARRRAERNLERAQAMLSAIIDQSPAGIMVAEAPDVTLAMANPEAVRIMGIRSEAGQNASYLREGDIDWICRRPDGEPYKTSELALPRTIVDGAEIDNVEMRVTRHDGLESWILLSGRPIRNRHGEIIAGMVVFSDISARKRMEDMVIQSEKMVSLGGLAAGMAHEINNPLGIIVHSAQNALRRISPGLPANEAAAAQAGVALTAVHAYLEARHIPSYLADIVDAGHRAARIVRSMLNFSRPRGTQRAPLRVRALLDKAVELAQSDWDLKKDYDIKKVRFTYDDSAQDPSGHFVETELVQVFLNIVKNACQAMASKRYPEGQEPEVRFDVRVDGEDIVAEIRDNGPGMDEKTCRRVMEPFFTTKKVGEGTGLGLSVSYFIVTNSYGGALDVCSEPGEGTTFTVRLPRGRA; this is encoded by the coding sequence TTGAAAGCCGTCGCACAAGCCCTCGCCTGGCTCCTTGTAGTCCTGTGCTGCCTCCCCGCGCAAGTCGCCCGGTCGGAGCACGCCGCCGCGTTCTCCGGCAAGGTGCTCCTGCTGCACTCCTACCACGCGGGCTTCCCCTGGACCGACGAGATCCAGGCCGGCGTGCTCGCCGAGTTCCGCCGCCAGGACCCCAACTTCGAGCCCTACGTGGAGTTCCTGGACTGGAAGCGCTTCCCCAGCAAGGAGAACCTGGACACCCTGGCCCAGGCCCTGGCCCTCAAGCACGCGGGGCGCCGCTTCGACGTGATCATCACCTCCGACAACGCCGCCCTGCTCTTCGCCCTGAACCACCGGGCCGACCTCTTCGGGGACGCCCCCATCGTGTTCTGCGGCCTCAACGGCTTCACCGACGCCCTGATCGCCGGCCATGGCCAGGTGACGGGCGTCACCGAGGAGATGGACGCCGAAGGCTCGCTCAAGGCCGCGCTCACCGTTTTCCCGGACCTCAAACGCGTCTACTGCCTCTTGGAGGACACCGAGAGCGGCCTGGCCGAACGCCGCGAGATCGTCACCGCCGCGCGCGCCTTCCAGGGCCGCTTCGAGGTGGTGTTCCTGGACAACGCCTCCCTGGAGGAGACCTTCCGCTTCTGCGGCCCCGAACAGTCCGGCGAGGCCATCCTGCTGCTGGGCAGCTTCGGACGCGACCGCGCGGGGCGCATCTACCCGGACTTCGCCGTGGACATCCTCTCGGCGGCCTGCTCCGTGCCGGTGTTCGTCATGTGGGACTTCCTCATGGGCAAGGGGGCCTTCGGCGGCAGCGTGCTCTCGGGCAAGCTCCAGGGCCGCGAGGCCGGACGCCTGGCCCTGCGCGTGCTCTCGGGCGAACGCGACATCCCCGTGACGCGCACCCCGCCCACCCTGACCATGTTCGACCACGACCAGCTGCGCCGCTTCGGCGTGCCCACGAGCGTCCTGCCCCGGGACAGCCTGCTGGTCAACGAGCCCGTGAGCCTGCTGGATCGCCACCGCCAGGCCATCCCCGTGGTGGTGGCCTCCATGGCGATCATGGCCGGGGCCATCGTGGCCCTCTCGTTCAGCGTGCTGGCCCGCAGGCGCGCGGAACGCAACCTGGAACGCGCCCAGGCCATGCTCTCGGCCATCATCGACCAGAGCCCGGCGGGCATCATGGTGGCCGAGGCCCCCGACGTGACCCTGGCCATGGCCAACCCCGAGGCCGTACGCATCATGGGCATCCGCTCCGAAGCCGGACAGAACGCCAGCTACCTGCGCGAGGGCGATATCGACTGGATCTGCCGCCGCCCCGACGGCGAACCCTACAAGACCTCCGAACTGGCCCTGCCCCGGACCATCGTGGACGGCGCGGAAATCGACAACGTGGAGATGCGCGTCACGCGCCACGACGGCCTGGAATCCTGGATCCTGCTCTCGGGACGCCCCATCCGCAACCGCCACGGCGAAATCATCGCGGGCATGGTGGTCTTCTCCGACATCTCGGCGCGCAAGCGCATGGAAGACATGGTCATCCAGTCGGAGAAGATGGTCTCCCTGGGCGGACTGGCCGCGGGCATGGCCCATGAGATCAACAACCCCCTGGGCATCATCGTGCACTCGGCCCAGAACGCCCTGCGCCGCATCTCCCCGGGTCTGCCCGCCAACGAGGCCGCCGCCGCCCAGGCCGGGGTGGCCCTCACCGCCGTGCACGCCTACCTGGAGGCGCGCCACATCCCCTCCTACCTGGCCGACATCGTGGACGCCGGACACCGCGCCGCGCGCATCGTGCGCTCCATGCTCAACTTCAGCCGCCCCCGGGGAACCCAGCGCGCCCCCCTGCGCGTGCGCGCCCTGCTGGACAAGGCCGTGGAACTGGCCCAGTCCGACTGGGACCTCAAGAAAGACTACGACATCAAGAAGGTGCGCTTCACCTACGACGACTCCGCCCAGGACCCCTCGGGACACTTCGTGGAAACCGAACTGGTCCAGGTGTTTCTGAACATCGTCAAGAACGCCTGCCAGGCCATGGCCTCCAAACGCTACCCGGAAGGCCAGGAGCCCGAGGTGCGCTTCGACGTGCGCGTGGACGGAGAGGACATCGTGGCCGAAATCCGCGACAACGGCCCCGGCATGGACGAAAAGACCTGCCGGCGCGTCATGGAGCCCTTCTTCACCACCAAGAAGGTGGGCGAAGGCACGGGGCTTGGCCTATCGGTCTCCTATTTCATCGTCACCAACTCCTACGGCGGCGCGCTGGACGTGTGCTCGGAACCCGGAGAGGGCACCACCTTCACCGTCCGCCTGCCGCGAGGGAGGGCCTAG
- the phoU gene encoding phosphate signaling complex protein PhoU, with translation MHNEFDDELLRLRVLMGEMTARAGESLEKALRSVRERQAAPAQECMDNDDVVDSLECRAERLCLRLLALRQPVARDLRLLVGSMRVASNLERIADEAVNIAERSLVLLESPAHADTPALWTMTGACLELYAATRRAWTEGSAELASAVRKENLAVHGLHVKAFRELSALMVAGPEAMERSMQLSFVAYSVKRVCDRCANVAESVGFIVDGRDLKHAGCAGA, from the coding sequence ATGCACAACGAATTCGATGATGAACTGCTCAGGCTGCGGGTGCTCATGGGCGAAATGACGGCCAGGGCCGGGGAGTCGCTGGAAAAGGCCCTGCGCTCGGTGCGGGAGCGCCAAGCCGCTCCGGCCCAGGAATGCATGGACAACGACGACGTCGTGGACTCCCTCGAATGCCGCGCCGAGAGGCTTTGCCTGCGCCTGCTGGCCCTGCGCCAGCCCGTGGCCCGGGACCTGCGGCTGCTGGTGGGGTCCATGCGCGTGGCATCCAACCTGGAGCGCATCGCGGACGAGGCCGTGAACATCGCGGAGCGCAGCCTCGTGCTGCTGGAGAGCCCGGCGCACGCGGACACCCCCGCTCTGTGGACCATGACCGGGGCCTGCCTGGAGCTCTACGCCGCCACGCGCCGCGCCTGGACCGAGGGCTCGGCGGAGCTGGCCAGCGCGGTGCGCAAGGAGAACCTGGCCGTGCACGGGCTCCACGTGAAGGCCTTCCGGGAGCTTTCCGCACTGATGGTCGCCGGACCCGAGGCCATGGAGCGCTCCATGCAGCTCTCCTTCGTGGCCTATTCGGTCAAACGCGTCTGCGACCGCTGCGCCAACGTGGCCGAGAGCGTGGGCTTCATCGTGGACGGGCGCGACCTCAAGCACGCCGGGTGCGCCGGGGCCTAG
- a CDS encoding DUF362 domain-containing protein: protein MPIVMTRAADYQDCQDAVRRAFELFPLPLAGAKVMIKPNVLRPARPEEAVTTHPAVLEAVVRCVEEHGPACVTVGDNPGLHGYGANEASFERCGLMEAARGHYRNIGQDAVEVPFAEGYGGRLQVSRAVMESDVFISVPKFKTHGLTGITGAIKNSYGILPGAQKAQLHRLAGGHERFHHVVTDVFRLRAPDLVIMDAVLGMQGNGPASKDLRWVGRVLASDSSVALDAVMARMMGIDPARLPFLVRARDLGLGSFDHADVELDGELLLLEGFRHPPLDDAAQGHADGLRRILEERALARPVVDAAACTGCGTCAAQCPAQALAMEDGLPVVDAQACIACYCCQEMCPEKAIALKAAQCPGCAGR from the coding sequence ATGCCTATCGTGATGACCCGCGCCGCCGACTACCAGGACTGCCAGGACGCCGTGCGCCGCGCCTTCGAGCTGTTCCCCCTGCCCCTGGCCGGGGCGAAGGTGATGATCAAGCCCAACGTGCTGCGCCCTGCCCGCCCAGAAGAGGCCGTCACCACCCATCCGGCCGTGTTGGAGGCCGTGGTGCGCTGCGTGGAGGAGCATGGCCCGGCCTGCGTCACCGTTGGCGACAACCCCGGCCTGCACGGCTACGGGGCCAACGAGGCCAGTTTCGAGCGCTGCGGGCTCATGGAGGCCGCACGCGGCCACTACCGCAACATCGGCCAGGACGCCGTGGAAGTCCCCTTTGCCGAGGGATACGGCGGCAGGCTTCAGGTTTCGCGCGCGGTGATGGAATCCGACGTGTTCATCAGCGTGCCCAAGTTCAAGACCCACGGGCTCACGGGCATCACGGGGGCCATCAAGAACAGCTACGGCATCCTGCCCGGGGCGCAGAAGGCCCAGCTGCACCGCCTGGCCGGGGGTCATGAGCGCTTCCACCACGTGGTCACGGACGTCTTCCGCCTGCGCGCGCCCGACCTGGTGATCATGGACGCCGTGCTGGGCATGCAGGGCAACGGCCCCGCCTCCAAGGACCTGCGCTGGGTGGGCCGCGTGCTGGCCTCGGACTCGTCCGTGGCCCTGGATGCGGTGATGGCGCGCATGATGGGCATCGACCCGGCCCGCCTGCCCTTCCTGGTCCGCGCCCGGGATCTGGGCCTGGGTTCCTTCGACCACGCCGACGTGGAGCTCGACGGCGAACTCCTGCTGCTGGAAGGCTTCCGCCACCCGCCCCTGGACGACGCGGCCCAGGGCCACGCCGACGGCCTGCGCCGCATCCTGGAGGAACGCGCCCTGGCCCGCCCCGTGGTGGACGCCGCCGCCTGCACCGGCTGCGGCACCTGCGCGGCCCAGTGCCCGGCCCAGGCCCTCGCAATGGAGGACGGCCTGCCCGTGGTGGACGCGCAGGCCTGCATCGCCTGCTACTGCTGCCAGGAAATGTGCCCGGAGAAGGCCATCGCCCTCAAGGCCGCCCAGTGCCCGGGGTGCGCGGGGCGCTGA
- the buk gene encoding butyrate kinase: MAPARILAVNPGSTSTKAALFEDGALVRSVEAGHPAGELARFARVVDQLPARMAALDALLGETGPLEMVIGRGGFLAPLPGGVWAVDEAMLAELRLAPRGEHASNLGAFMAREYALRAGCPAVIADPPVTDEMEDAARVTGLPGVERRVIFHALSQRGAAREAARRLGLDYASARLAVAHLGGGVSVGAHRLGRVVDVTNAIDGEGPLSPQRSGAVPLLPVLDLIERGERSPADLRRQIVSGGGLLGLLGTDDPRAAQAAMEAGDARSGLVLRALAYGVARALWSTGAALEGRPDAVVLTGGMARSAWLTGEIGRLTQALAPLVTVTGLEELEAMARWAELALSGQATVRSYPPGTGGG; encoded by the coding sequence ATGGCTCCCGCGCGCATCCTGGCCGTGAACCCCGGCTCCACCTCCACCAAGGCAGCCCTCTTCGAGGACGGGGCGCTCGTGCGCTCCGTGGAGGCAGGGCATCCCGCCGGGGAACTGGCCCGCTTCGCGCGCGTAGTCGATCAATTGCCCGCGCGCATGGCCGCCCTGGACGCCCTCCTGGGCGAGACAGGCCCCCTGGAGATGGTCATCGGGCGCGGCGGCTTCCTGGCCCCGCTGCCCGGCGGGGTCTGGGCCGTGGACGAGGCCATGCTCGCGGAGCTGCGCCTGGCCCCGCGCGGCGAGCACGCCAGCAACCTGGGGGCCTTCATGGCCCGGGAATACGCGCTCCGCGCCGGGTGCCCGGCCGTGATCGCGGACCCGCCCGTCACCGACGAGATGGAGGACGCGGCACGGGTCACGGGGCTGCCCGGGGTGGAGCGCCGGGTGATCTTCCACGCCCTGAGCCAGCGCGGCGCGGCCCGCGAGGCTGCGCGCCGCCTGGGCCTGGACTACGCGTCCGCCCGGCTGGCCGTGGCCCACCTGGGCGGGGGCGTCTCGGTGGGCGCGCACCGCCTGGGCCGCGTCGTGGACGTGACCAACGCCATCGACGGCGAGGGGCCGCTCTCGCCCCAACGCTCCGGGGCCGTGCCCCTGCTGCCGGTCCTGGACCTGATCGAGCGCGGTGAGCGCTCTCCGGCCGACCTGCGCCGCCAGATCGTGAGCGGCGGCGGGCTCCTGGGGCTTTTGGGCACGGACGACCCGCGGGCCGCCCAGGCGGCCATGGAGGCGGGCGACGCCCGCTCGGGCCTGGTGCTGCGCGCCCTGGCCTACGGCGTGGCCAGGGCGTTGTGGTCCACGGGCGCGGCCCTGGAGGGCAGGCCCGACGCGGTGGTGCTCACGGGCGGCATGGCCCGGTCCGCCTGGCTGACGGGAGAGATCGGCCGACTCACGCAGGCCCTGGCCCCGCTGGTGACCGTCACGGGCCTTGAGGAGCTGGAGGCCATGGCCCGCTGGGCGGAGCTGGCCCTCTCGGGGCAGGCCACCGTGCGCTCCTACCCGCCGGGAACGGGCGGCGGTTGA